One window of the Anaeromyxobacter dehalogenans 2CP-C genome contains the following:
- a CDS encoding AMP-binding protein, translating into MSSTDVFRRARDFLVSHREDYDTAYRDFRWPVLDRFNWALDWFDMIADGNGRTALHIIEDYGAELRLSYVELAERSNRVATYLRRHGVERGHRVLMMLPNCVQIWEVMLASMKLGACVIPATSLLTPEDLQDRIERGRVGHVITDAAGTEKFRVLNGDFTRHVVGEAVPGWMQYEDAYDEGSFFLPHGETLASDPVLLYFTSGTTAKPKLVVHTHKSYPVGHLSTMYWIGLREGDKHLNVSSPGWAKHAWSSFFAPFNAGATVCVYNYARFSAARTLEVLARHEITTLCAPPTVWRMLILEDLAKHRVKLRELLSAGEPLNPEVIEKVRQAWGITIRDGYGQTETTCQIGNSPGQQLKPGSMGRPLPGYKIALLDEEGRPAPEEGEICIDLEARPASLMAGYEGDANLNDFVTRHGHYHTGDVATRDEDGYITYVGRSDDVFKSSDYRISPFELESALIEHDAVAEAAVVPSPDELRGLLPKAFIILKPGRAPDRELALEIFRFLRRRLAPYKRIRRLEFSELPKTVSGKIRRVELRRREQARAPSAPRGPLEFWQEDFPELTAGEAR; encoded by the coding sequence ATGTCGTCGACCGACGTCTTCCGCCGCGCACGCGACTTCCTGGTCAGCCACCGCGAGGACTACGACACCGCGTACCGCGACTTCCGCTGGCCGGTGCTCGACCGGTTCAACTGGGCCCTCGACTGGTTCGACATGATCGCGGACGGCAACGGCCGCACCGCGCTGCACATCATCGAGGACTACGGCGCCGAGCTCCGGCTCTCCTACGTCGAGCTGGCCGAGCGCTCCAACCGCGTGGCGACGTACCTGCGCCGCCACGGCGTGGAGCGCGGCCACCGCGTGCTGATGATGCTGCCGAACTGCGTGCAGATCTGGGAGGTGATGCTCGCCTCGATGAAGCTGGGCGCGTGCGTGATCCCGGCCACCTCCCTGCTCACGCCGGAGGACCTCCAGGACCGCATCGAGCGGGGGCGGGTGGGCCACGTCATCACCGACGCCGCCGGCACCGAGAAGTTCCGCGTGCTGAACGGGGACTTCACCCGCCACGTGGTCGGCGAGGCGGTGCCGGGCTGGATGCAGTACGAGGACGCCTACGACGAGGGCTCGTTCTTCCTGCCCCACGGCGAGACGCTGGCCTCCGACCCGGTGCTGCTCTACTTCACCAGCGGCACCACCGCGAAGCCGAAGCTGGTGGTGCACACGCACAAGAGCTACCCGGTCGGCCACCTCTCCACGATGTACTGGATCGGCCTGCGCGAGGGCGACAAGCACCTCAACGTCTCGTCCCCGGGCTGGGCGAAGCACGCCTGGTCGAGCTTCTTCGCGCCGTTCAACGCGGGCGCCACCGTCTGCGTCTACAACTACGCCCGCTTCAGCGCCGCCCGCACGCTGGAGGTGCTGGCGCGCCACGAGATCACCACCCTGTGCGCGCCGCCCACCGTGTGGCGCATGCTGATCCTGGAGGACCTGGCGAAGCACCGGGTGAAGCTCCGCGAGCTGCTCAGCGCCGGCGAGCCGCTCAACCCGGAGGTGATCGAGAAGGTGCGGCAGGCCTGGGGCATCACCATCCGCGACGGCTACGGCCAGACCGAGACCACCTGCCAGATCGGCAACTCGCCCGGCCAGCAGCTCAAGCCCGGCTCCATGGGGCGGCCGCTCCCCGGCTACAAGATCGCGCTGCTCGACGAGGAGGGGCGCCCCGCGCCGGAGGAGGGCGAGATCTGCATCGACCTCGAGGCCCGGCCGGCCTCGCTCATGGCCGGCTACGAGGGCGACGCGAACCTGAACGACTTCGTCACCCGGCACGGGCACTACCACACCGGCGACGTCGCCACCCGCGACGAGGACGGCTACATCACCTACGTCGGGCGCTCCGACGACGTGTTCAAGAGCTCGGACTACCGGATCAGCCCGTTCGAGCTGGAGAGCGCGCTCATCGAGCACGACGCGGTGGCCGAGGCGGCGGTGGTGCCGAGCCCGGACGAGCTGCGCGGGCTCCTGCCCAAGGCGTTCATCATCCTGAAGCCCGGGCGCGCCCCGGACCGCGAGCTGGCCCTGGAGATCTTCCGCTTCCTGCGCCGCCGCCTGGCCCCCTACAAGCGCATCCGCCGCCTCGAGTTCTCCGAGCTGCCCAAGACGGTGTCGGGGAAGATCCGGCGGGTGGAGCTGCGGCGCCGCGAGCAGGCGCGCGCGCCCTCGGCGCCCCGGGGCCCGCTGGAGTTCTGGCAGGAGGACTTCCCGGAGCTGACCGCGGGCGAGGCGCGCTGA
- a CDS encoding parallel beta-helix domain-containing protein, with product MTARPLAVSLAAALLLACGSDSKPKPADPCAGVAAPCTAFPAGTTEDRIQGAVALAADGSTFVFGPGTFRFANALEVAANGVTIRGAGRDATVLDFAGQVGAEGVGASGDAFTLSDLSIRDTAGNGVKVVGAAGVTIRNVGVSWTRPDLSTHGGYGIYPVQSTDVLVEGCFTSGATDTGIYVGQSQNIVVRNNEATGNVAGVEIENSYDADVHGNHLHGNTAGVLVFDLPGLPQQGGHHVRVFDNRILDNDHPNFAPAGGIVAIVPAGSGVVVMANHDVEVFGNTIQGNQTAAVGVISYLLTGQAPPDGYDPFPRRVHVHGNTISGNGTAPDDATPLGAALGQVRAALGSDLPDVLWDGIPDPSGSGDNPQELCVAAGASWLSLGAASDPWAPDPDDTAFRCALDPLPAVVLP from the coding sequence ATGACCGCTCGCCCGCTCGCCGTGTCCCTGGCCGCCGCGCTGCTCCTCGCCTGCGGCTCCGACTCCAAGCCGAAGCCCGCCGATCCCTGCGCCGGGGTCGCCGCCCCGTGCACCGCGTTCCCGGCGGGCACGACCGAGGACCGGATCCAGGGCGCCGTGGCGCTCGCCGCGGACGGCTCGACGTTCGTGTTCGGCCCGGGCACGTTCCGCTTCGCGAACGCGCTCGAGGTGGCCGCGAACGGCGTCACGATCCGCGGCGCCGGGCGCGACGCCACCGTGCTCGACTTCGCGGGCCAGGTGGGCGCGGAGGGGGTGGGCGCGAGCGGCGACGCGTTCACGCTCAGCGACCTCTCCATCCGCGACACCGCCGGCAACGGCGTGAAGGTGGTGGGCGCGGCCGGGGTGACCATCCGCAACGTGGGCGTGTCCTGGACCCGCCCCGATCTCTCGACCCACGGCGGCTACGGCATCTACCCGGTGCAGTCCACCGACGTGCTGGTGGAGGGCTGCTTCACCTCGGGGGCCACCGACACCGGCATCTACGTGGGCCAGTCGCAGAACATCGTGGTGCGGAACAACGAGGCCACCGGCAACGTCGCCGGCGTCGAGATCGAGAACAGCTACGACGCCGACGTCCACGGCAACCACCTGCACGGCAACACCGCCGGCGTGCTGGTGTTCGACCTCCCCGGCCTGCCGCAGCAGGGCGGGCACCACGTGCGCGTGTTCGACAACCGCATCCTCGACAACGACCACCCGAACTTCGCGCCCGCGGGCGGCATCGTGGCGATCGTGCCGGCCGGCTCCGGCGTGGTGGTGATGGCGAACCACGACGTCGAGGTCTTCGGGAACACGATCCAGGGCAACCAGACCGCCGCGGTGGGCGTGATCAGCTACCTGCTCACCGGCCAGGCGCCGCCCGACGGCTACGACCCGTTCCCGCGCCGCGTGCACGTCCACGGCAACACCATCTCCGGGAACGGCACCGCGCCCGACGACGCCACCCCGCTCGGCGCCGCGCTCGGGCAGGTGCGTGCGGCCCTCGGCAGCGATCTGCCGGACGTGCTGTGGGACGGCATCCCCGATCCCTCCGGCTCCGGGGACAACCCGCAGGAGCTCTGCGTGGCCGCCGGCGCGTCCTGGCTCAGCCTGGGCGCGGCGAGCGATCCGTGGGCACCGGACCCGGACGACACCGCGTTCCGCTGCGCGCTCGACCCGCTCCCGGCGGTCGTCCTGCCGTGA
- a CDS encoding SO2930 family diheme c-type cytochrome: MRRSAALALAAAVAACGGGSSGAPAGPCSPPGAGFDPDRPAQRLSDLCLVEAAGGGTVAPRAGVVPYDLNTPLFSDYALKTRTVWLPPGTRAAYTADAPLDLPVGAIVTKTFALPPDLRSPTVGVRLLETRLLVRTAQGWRGYPYLWNAAQTDATFQPGGAVLQLPLVTPSGAAVTASYLVPSVTQCARCHADTPDGALHLLGPTARNLNRSHDYPGGAENQLAHWTAAGILEGAPPPAEAPRLPVWNDPATGTVVERARAWLEVNCAFCHSPGGLARTTGLYLGTGVTDPYQLGVCKPPVAAGPGSGGLAYDVVPGDPDASILAYRVAATDPVAVMPQLGRSVVSEEGLALVRQWIAELPAQPCP; encoded by the coding sequence GTGAGGCGCTCCGCGGCGCTGGCGCTCGCGGCCGCGGTCGCCGCGTGCGGCGGCGGCTCCTCCGGCGCGCCCGCCGGCCCGTGCAGCCCGCCCGGCGCCGGCTTCGATCCGGATCGGCCGGCGCAGCGGCTCTCGGACCTCTGCCTGGTGGAGGCCGCGGGCGGCGGGACGGTCGCGCCGCGGGCCGGCGTCGTCCCGTACGACCTCAACACGCCGCTGTTCTCGGACTACGCGCTCAAGACCCGCACGGTGTGGCTGCCGCCCGGCACGCGCGCGGCGTACACGGCGGACGCGCCGCTCGACCTGCCCGTCGGCGCGATCGTCACCAAGACCTTCGCGCTCCCGCCCGACCTCCGGTCGCCGACGGTCGGGGTCCGGCTGCTGGAGACGCGGCTGCTCGTCCGCACCGCGCAGGGCTGGCGCGGGTACCCGTACCTGTGGAACGCGGCCCAGACCGACGCGACGTTCCAGCCCGGCGGCGCGGTGCTGCAGCTCCCGCTGGTCACGCCCTCGGGCGCGGCGGTCACCGCCAGCTACCTCGTCCCGAGCGTCACCCAGTGCGCCCGCTGCCACGCCGACACGCCCGACGGCGCGCTGCACCTGCTCGGCCCCACCGCGCGGAACCTGAACCGGAGCCACGACTACCCGGGCGGCGCGGAGAACCAGCTCGCGCACTGGACCGCGGCCGGGATCCTGGAGGGCGCGCCCCCGCCGGCGGAGGCGCCGCGCCTGCCGGTCTGGAACGATCCGGCCACCGGCACCGTCGTGGAGCGCGCGCGCGCCTGGCTCGAGGTGAACTGCGCGTTCTGTCACTCGCCGGGCGGCCTCGCCCGGACCACCGGCCTGTACCTCGGGACCGGCGTGACCGACCCGTACCAGCTCGGCGTCTGCAAGCCGCCGGTGGCCGCCGGCCCCGGCTCGGGCGGCCTCGCCTACGACGTGGTGCCGGGCGATCCGGACGCGTCCATCCTCGCGTACCGCGTGGCCGCGACCGACCCGGTCGCCGTGATGCCGCAGCTCGGCCGCAGCGTGGTGAGCGAGGAGGGGCTGGCGCTGGTCCGGCAGTGGATCGCCGAGCTGCCCGCGCAGCCCTGCCCCTGA
- the serC gene encoding 3-phosphoserine/phosphohydroxythreonine transaminase yields MSRVKNFNAGPAALPLPALERARDEFLDFAGSGMSVMEHSHRGKEYEAVHDEALALLRELLGVPDTYDVLFVQGGASQLFAQIPMNLVEKGRGADYLVTGAWGEKAFSEAKVATAMLGASARLAGTTGEGEGKEKRYVRAATAADLQVSPDAAYLHLTSNETIHGVQFAVDPARPFPDAGKVPLVADMSSDFLWKPVDVSRFGLVYAGAQKNIGPSGVVVVIVRKDLVAAGRKDIPKIFQLRTPAENKSLYNTPPTFGIYMIRNVLAWLKGLGGLGAMEQRNRAKAGKLYGVIDANAGYYRCPVEQESRSVMNVVFRLPTEADEERFVKEAKAKGMVGLKGHRSVGGIRVSTYNAVEPAWLDELCAFMQDFAKRG; encoded by the coding sequence ATGTCCCGCGTGAAGAACTTCAATGCCGGCCCCGCCGCCCTCCCGTTGCCCGCGCTGGAGCGCGCCCGCGACGAGTTCCTCGACTTCGCCGGCAGCGGCATGTCGGTGATGGAGCACTCCCACCGCGGCAAGGAGTACGAGGCGGTCCACGACGAGGCGCTGGCGCTGCTCCGCGAGCTGCTGGGCGTGCCCGACACGTACGACGTGCTGTTCGTGCAGGGCGGCGCGTCGCAGCTCTTCGCGCAGATCCCGATGAACCTCGTCGAGAAGGGCCGCGGCGCCGACTACCTGGTGACGGGCGCCTGGGGCGAGAAGGCGTTCTCCGAGGCGAAGGTCGCGACCGCCATGCTGGGCGCCTCGGCGCGCCTGGCCGGCACCACCGGCGAGGGCGAGGGCAAGGAGAAGCGCTACGTCCGCGCCGCCACCGCCGCCGACCTCCAGGTCTCGCCCGACGCGGCCTACCTGCACCTCACCTCCAACGAGACCATCCACGGCGTGCAGTTCGCGGTGGACCCGGCCCGGCCGTTCCCCGACGCGGGCAAGGTCCCGCTGGTCGCGGACATGTCGTCCGACTTCCTGTGGAAGCCGGTGGACGTGTCGCGCTTCGGGCTCGTCTACGCGGGCGCGCAGAAGAACATCGGGCCCTCGGGCGTGGTGGTCGTGATCGTCCGCAAGGACCTGGTGGCCGCCGGCCGCAAGGACATCCCCAAGATCTTCCAGCTCCGCACGCCGGCCGAGAACAAGTCGCTCTACAACACGCCGCCCACGTTCGGCATCTACATGATCCGCAACGTGCTCGCGTGGCTGAAGGGGCTCGGCGGCCTCGGCGCCATGGAGCAGCGGAACCGCGCCAAGGCCGGGAAGCTGTACGGCGTGATCGACGCGAACGCCGGCTACTACCGCTGCCCGGTCGAGCAGGAGAGCCGCTCCGTCATGAACGTCGTGTTCCGGCTGCCGACCGAGGCCGACGAGGAGCGCTTCGTGAAGGAGGCGAAGGCGAAGGGCATGGTGGGGCTGAAGGGCCACCGCTCGGTGGGCGGCATCCGCGTGTCCACCTACAACGCGGTCGAGCCGGCCTGGCTCGACGAGCTCTGCGCGTTCATGCAGGACTTCGCGAAGCGCGGGTAG
- a CDS encoding MarC family protein translates to MALQLATLCFVSFSALFFVVDPFSAVPFFLALTRNDDPRRRREIALRASVTAFAVLAAFALTGEWIFRLLGIGLPAFKVAGGVVLLLLALDMVRTQPSRTRITQGEVDASADKEDVAIVPLAMPLLAGPGSIATAIVLMVRARGEDWWHPLPVLLAIALTCLASYLILAGAARTEKVLGRTGLAILERVAGLLLVAIAVQFMMDGLAEGLPRAFPLR, encoded by the coding sequence ATGGCCCTGCAGCTCGCGACCCTCTGCTTCGTCTCCTTCTCGGCCCTGTTCTTCGTGGTCGATCCGTTCTCGGCGGTGCCGTTCTTCCTGGCGCTGACCCGGAACGACGACCCGCGCCGGCGCCGCGAGATCGCGCTGCGCGCCTCGGTGACCGCGTTCGCCGTGCTCGCCGCGTTCGCGCTGACCGGCGAGTGGATCTTCCGCCTCCTCGGCATCGGCCTGCCCGCGTTCAAGGTGGCGGGCGGGGTGGTGCTGCTGCTGCTCGCGCTGGACATGGTGCGCACCCAGCCGTCGCGGACCCGAATCACCCAGGGTGAAGTGGACGCCAGCGCCGACAAGGAGGACGTGGCCATCGTGCCGCTGGCCATGCCGCTGCTCGCCGGCCCCGGCTCCATCGCCACCGCCATCGTGCTGATGGTGCGCGCGCGCGGCGAGGACTGGTGGCACCCGCTGCCGGTCCTGCTCGCCATCGCGCTCACCTGCCTGGCCAGCTACCTCATCCTTGCGGGTGCGGCCCGGACCGAGAAGGTGCTCGGGCGCACCGGCCTCGCCATCCTCGAGCGCGTCGCCGGCCTGCTGCTGGTGGCCATCGCCGTCCAGTTCATGATGGACGGGCTCGCGGAAGGGTTGCCGCGGGCCTTCCCGCTCCGATAA
- a CDS encoding polyprenol monophosphomannose synthase — MTQGRALVCLPTYEERDNLEPILRAILEAAPSVEVLVIDDNSPDGTGALADAFAARDPRVHVLHRAGKEGLGRAYLAGFAWALERGYDLVLEMDADFSHDPRYLPALLARAADADLVLGSRYVPGGGTVNWGLGRKIISRGGSLYARTILGVRVRDLTGGFKCFRREVLEAIDLPSVECSGYAFQIELTYRALRRGFRVAEIPIVFADRRVGQSKMSRRIVLEAIRKVWAIRFSAFARSEPRPGLPPAV; from the coding sequence ATGACGCAAGGGCGCGCGCTGGTCTGCCTCCCGACGTACGAGGAGCGGGACAACCTCGAGCCGATCCTCCGCGCGATCCTGGAGGCCGCGCCGTCGGTCGAGGTGCTGGTCATCGACGACAACTCGCCCGACGGGACCGGCGCGCTGGCCGACGCGTTCGCGGCGCGCGATCCGCGCGTGCACGTGCTCCACCGCGCCGGCAAGGAGGGGCTGGGCAGGGCGTACCTGGCCGGCTTCGCCTGGGCGCTGGAGCGCGGCTACGACCTCGTGCTGGAGATGGACGCCGACTTCTCGCACGACCCGAGGTACCTGCCCGCGCTGCTGGCCCGCGCCGCGGACGCCGACCTGGTGCTCGGCTCGCGCTACGTGCCGGGCGGCGGCACCGTGAACTGGGGGCTGGGGCGGAAGATCATCTCGCGCGGCGGCAGCCTCTACGCCCGCACCATCCTGGGCGTGCGCGTCCGCGACCTCACCGGCGGCTTCAAGTGCTTCCGCCGCGAGGTGCTGGAGGCCATCGACCTGCCCTCGGTGGAGTGCTCCGGCTACGCGTTCCAGATCGAGCTGACGTACCGGGCCCTCCGGCGCGGGTTCCGGGTGGCCGAGATCCCCATCGTGTTCGCCGACCGGCGGGTGGGGCAGTCCAAGATGTCCCGGCGCATCGTGCTCGAGGCCATCCGCAAGGTGTGGGCGATCCGCTTCTCCGCGTTCGCGCGCTCCGAGCCGCGGCCCGGCCTGCCGCCCGCGGTCTGA
- the lpxB gene encoding lipid-A-disaccharide synthase, with amino-acid sequence MLYSPRLTDQILIVAGEASADLHAARTLHELQRLRPGLTAFGVGGPRLREAGLEALAPAEDISVMGLAEVLPRIPRILGILRMLGRAAAERRPKAALLVDLPDFNLRLAARLKKLGIPVVYYVSPTIWAWRQGRAKQIARVVDRMLCILPFEERFYEGTGVSARFVGHPFAERPPPGTPESYRSALGLPAARTTIAMVPGSRPSELKRLLPPMLEAAERLRAAHPDAQFVVPVAPTLDRAALEPYLAAHRTLEVRLVDGRTEEVVGASDAALVKSGTSTLEAGLMLRPMVVVYKLSWLSYAVARMLVKIAHVALVNILAGRGIVPELLQRDASPERMAAEVERLLGDRAAREAQIAALREVRASLGEPGAPLRVAEEVLGVMR; translated from the coding sequence GTGCTATATAGCCCGCGCTTGACGGACCAGATCCTGATCGTGGCGGGCGAGGCCAGCGCGGACCTTCACGCGGCCCGGACCCTCCACGAGCTGCAGCGGCTGCGCCCCGGGCTCACCGCGTTCGGCGTGGGCGGCCCGCGGCTGCGCGAGGCGGGGCTCGAGGCGCTCGCGCCGGCCGAGGACATCTCGGTGATGGGCCTGGCCGAGGTGCTGCCCCGCATCCCGCGGATCCTCGGGATCCTGCGGATGCTCGGCCGCGCCGCCGCCGAGCGCCGCCCGAAGGCCGCGCTCCTGGTGGACCTGCCCGACTTCAACCTGCGGCTCGCCGCGCGCCTCAAGAAGCTCGGGATCCCGGTGGTCTACTACGTGTCGCCGACCATCTGGGCGTGGCGCCAGGGCCGGGCGAAGCAGATCGCCCGCGTGGTGGACCGGATGCTCTGCATCCTCCCGTTCGAGGAGCGCTTCTACGAGGGCACCGGGGTTTCCGCGCGCTTCGTCGGCCACCCGTTCGCCGAGCGGCCGCCGCCCGGGACGCCCGAGTCCTACCGCTCGGCGCTCGGCCTCCCCGCCGCCCGGACCACCATCGCGATGGTGCCCGGCAGCCGGCCCTCGGAGCTGAAGCGGCTGCTCCCCCCCATGCTGGAGGCCGCCGAGCGGCTGCGCGCCGCGCACCCCGACGCCCAGTTCGTGGTCCCGGTGGCGCCCACCCTGGACCGCGCCGCGCTCGAGCCGTACCTCGCGGCCCACCGCACGCTGGAGGTCCGCCTGGTGGACGGCCGCACCGAGGAGGTGGTCGGCGCGAGCGACGCGGCGCTGGTGAAGAGCGGGACCTCCACCCTGGAGGCGGGGCTGATGCTCCGGCCCATGGTGGTGGTCTACAAGCTGTCCTGGCTCTCCTACGCGGTCGCGCGGATGCTGGTGAAGATTGCGCACGTGGCGCTGGTGAACATCCTGGCAGGGAGGGGGATCGTCCCGGAGCTGCTCCAGCGGGACGCGAGCCCCGAGCGGATGGCGGCGGAGGTGGAGCGCCTGCTCGGCGATCGCGCCGCGCGCGAGGCGCAGATCGCGGCGCTGCGCGAGGTGCGGGCGTCGCTGGGCGAGCCGGGCGCGCCGCTCCGGGTCGCGGAAGAGGTGCTGGGGGTGATGCGATGA
- a CDS encoding ArsR/SmtB family transcription factor gives MSAPPPLPVYADPERAERVAAVLKAVAHPLRLRLVALLCQGDETVGALAERLGADPEIVSQQLRVLRDHGLVAAAREAGFARYRLAEENLRGLLHCMERCRR, from the coding sequence GTGTCCGCACCCCCGCCGTTGCCCGTGTACGCCGACCCCGAGCGCGCCGAGCGCGTCGCGGCGGTGCTGAAGGCCGTCGCCCACCCGCTCCGCCTGCGGCTCGTCGCCCTGCTCTGCCAGGGGGACGAGACGGTGGGGGCGCTGGCCGAGCGGCTCGGCGCCGATCCGGAGATCGTGTCGCAGCAGCTCCGCGTCCTGCGCGACCACGGGCTGGTGGCCGCCGCGCGCGAGGCGGGCTTCGCCCGCTACCGGCTCGCCGAGGAGAACCTGCGCGGCCTGCTGCACTGCATGGAGCGCTGCCGGCGGTGA
- a CDS encoding rhodanese-like domain-containing protein gives MRITNRTGAAALVGAAAAYLVLALATGHSARAELPPDLTPPPADAALDVWKAAAGVVQAAGRAAVLDVRPADAYARYHLPGAESLPGASAEDVLARARGRPFTLVYAGKDEVALRLVQEARRADPGARVHYLVDGARAWYLALALPVPLFAEAAPPAGYAEALAAAQAALASPSSDRVAPGLEALQTLARLDFRPDLLKAGGKPKAGGAKKKISGGCG, from the coding sequence GTGAGGATCACGAACCGGACCGGGGCCGCCGCGCTCGTGGGCGCGGCCGCCGCCTACCTCGTCCTGGCGCTCGCCACCGGGCACTCGGCCCGCGCCGAGCTCCCGCCCGACCTCACGCCGCCGCCGGCCGACGCCGCGCTCGACGTGTGGAAGGCCGCCGCCGGCGTGGTCCAGGCGGCGGGCCGGGCGGCGGTGCTGGACGTGCGGCCCGCCGACGCGTACGCCCGCTACCACCTGCCCGGCGCGGAGAGCCTGCCGGGCGCGTCCGCCGAGGACGTCCTGGCCCGCGCCCGCGGCCGGCCGTTCACGCTCGTCTACGCCGGCAAGGACGAGGTCGCGCTGCGCCTGGTGCAGGAGGCGCGGCGCGCCGACCCGGGCGCGCGGGTCCACTACCTCGTGGACGGCGCGCGCGCCTGGTACCTGGCGCTGGCGCTGCCGGTGCCGCTGTTCGCAGAGGCCGCGCCGCCCGCGGGCTACGCCGAGGCGCTGGCGGCGGCGCAGGCGGCGCTGGCGTCGCCCTCCTCCGACCGCGTGGCGCCCGGCCTCGAGGCGCTCCAGACGCTGGCGCGGCTCGACTTCCGGCCGGACCTGCTGAAGGCCGGCGGTAAGCCGAAGGCGGGGGGCGCGAAGAAGAAGATCTCCGGCGGCTGCGGGTAG
- a CDS encoding YeeE/YedE thiosulfate transporter family protein, translated as MEGPLSVVLRFSHPVEMIASVLVGMGFGFALERAGFGTARNLAAVFYGRDFRVLRVMFTAIVTAMVGVYFLDLAGPVPLSTLGILDTFPAAQAVGGFLVGAGFIVGGYCPGTSLVGAVSGKLDALLFIGGLLVGTLVYTLGADTFAPLADAGGRGRVLLHEWLRLPSGVVVFAVALLAVGAFWAVGRIERWVNRRAAPAGQGPQGVPAGAAAAERRAP; from the coding sequence GTGGAAGGCCCTCTCTCCGTCGTCCTTCGGTTCTCGCACCCGGTCGAGATGATCGCCTCGGTGCTGGTGGGCATGGGCTTCGGCTTCGCGCTGGAGCGCGCCGGCTTCGGCACCGCCCGCAACCTCGCCGCCGTCTTCTACGGCCGCGACTTCCGCGTGCTGCGGGTGATGTTCACCGCCATCGTCACCGCGATGGTCGGCGTGTACTTCCTCGACCTCGCCGGCCCCGTGCCGCTCTCCACGCTCGGCATCCTCGACACCTTCCCCGCCGCCCAGGCGGTGGGCGGGTTCCTGGTCGGCGCCGGCTTCATCGTGGGCGGCTACTGCCCGGGCACCTCGCTGGTCGGGGCGGTCTCGGGCAAGCTCGACGCGCTGCTGTTCATCGGCGGCCTGCTCGTCGGCACGCTGGTCTACACGCTCGGCGCCGACACGTTCGCGCCGCTCGCCGACGCCGGCGGGCGCGGCCGGGTGCTGCTGCACGAGTGGCTGCGCCTCCCGTCCGGCGTGGTGGTGTTCGCCGTGGCGCTGCTCGCGGTGGGCGCGTTCTGGGCGGTGGGCCGCATCGAGCGGTGGGTGAACCGCCGCGCCGCGCCGGCGGGGCAGGGGCCGCAGGGCGTGCCGGCCGGCGCCGCCGCCGCGGAGAGGAGGGCGCCGTGA
- a CDS encoding YeeE/YedE thiosulfate transporter family protein has protein sequence MEQRPYWNPYKAGFLLGLVLLGSFVLTGRGLGASGSFKHVVAAGLHAVSPTWTEENVSVGRFFADPSRASMDDWIVWLTAGTLLGGAVAVVTARRFKAETVMGPRADRRWRWVLAGAGGALAGFGAQLARGCTSGQALTGGAQLALGSWLFMLCVFGGAYALAWFVRRQWI, from the coding sequence GTGGAGCAGCGACCGTACTGGAACCCGTACAAGGCCGGCTTCCTGCTGGGCCTGGTGCTCCTCGGCAGCTTCGTGCTGACCGGCCGCGGCCTGGGCGCGAGCGGGTCGTTCAAGCACGTGGTGGCGGCGGGGCTGCACGCGGTGTCGCCCACCTGGACCGAGGAGAACGTCAGCGTGGGGCGGTTCTTCGCCGACCCGTCGCGCGCCTCGATGGACGACTGGATCGTCTGGCTCACCGCCGGCACGCTGCTCGGCGGCGCGGTCGCGGTGGTCACCGCGCGGCGCTTCAAGGCCGAGACGGTGATGGGCCCGCGGGCCGACCGGCGCTGGCGGTGGGTGCTCGCCGGGGCGGGCGGCGCGCTCGCCGGCTTCGGGGCGCAGCTCGCCCGCGGCTGCACCAGCGGCCAGGCGCTCACCGGCGGCGCGCAGCTCGCGCTCGGCAGCTGGCTGTTCATGCTCTGCGTCTTCGGCGGCGCCTACGCCCTCGCGTGGTTCGTCCGCCGGCAGTGGATCTAG